One region of Mycobacterium riyadhense genomic DNA includes:
- a CDS encoding ABC transporter ATP-binding protein — MSPLLEVCDLAVTFPTDRDPVTAVRGISYRVEPGEVVAMVGESGSGKSAAAMAVVGLLPEYAEVGGSVRLQGTELLGLGDDAMSRFRGKAIGTVFQDPMSALTPVYTVGDQIAEAIEVHQPRVGKRAARQRAVELLELVGISQPAQRARAFPHELSGGERQRVVIAIAIANDPDLLICDEPTTALDVTVQAQILEVLKKARDVTGAGVLIITHDLGVVAEFADRALVMYAGRVIESAGVTDLYRDRKMPYTVGLLGSVPRLDAAQGTRLVPIPGAPPSLAGLDPGCPFAPRCPLVIDECLAAEPPLIEVGEQHRAACIRTDQVAGRSAADIYGVNTKTGAPEPGGSTIVVRVRDLVKTYPLTKGVVLRRVIGEVRAVDGVNFELQQGRTLGIVGESGSGKSTTLHQILELVAPQSGSIEVLGTDVAMLSAASRRSLRRDIQVVFQDPVASLDPRLPVFDLVAEPLQANGFSRSDIHARVAELLDIVGLRRADASRYPAEFSGGQKQRIGIARALALQPKILALDEPVSALDVSIQAGIINLLLDLQERFGLSYLFVSHDLSVVRHLAHQVVVMFKGTIVEQGNSQEVFSHPKHEYTQRLLGAVPQPDPRRRG; from the coding sequence ATGAGTCCGCTGCTGGAGGTCTGCGACCTGGCCGTCACGTTCCCCACCGACCGTGATCCGGTGACCGCGGTGCGCGGCATCAGCTACCGCGTCGAGCCCGGCGAAGTGGTGGCAATGGTCGGCGAATCAGGATCGGGCAAGTCCGCGGCCGCGATGGCCGTGGTCGGCCTGCTACCGGAGTACGCCGAGGTGGGCGGCTCGGTCCGGTTGCAGGGCACCGAACTACTGGGACTTGGCGACGACGCAATGTCGCGGTTCCGCGGCAAGGCGATCGGTACGGTGTTTCAGGATCCGATGTCTGCGCTGACCCCCGTCTACACCGTCGGTGACCAGATCGCCGAGGCGATCGAGGTGCATCAGCCCCGTGTCGGCAAGAGGGCGGCTCGCCAGCGTGCGGTGGAATTGCTTGAGCTCGTTGGTATCTCACAGCCAGCGCAGCGCGCCCGCGCGTTTCCGCACGAGCTGTCCGGGGGCGAACGGCAACGTGTCGTCATCGCGATCGCGATCGCCAACGATCCCGACTTGCTGATCTGCGACGAACCCACCACCGCACTGGACGTCACCGTGCAGGCCCAGATCCTCGAGGTGCTCAAGAAGGCGCGCGACGTCACCGGTGCGGGCGTCCTGATCATTACCCACGACCTGGGAGTGGTCGCCGAATTCGCTGACCGTGCACTGGTAATGTACGCCGGCCGGGTCATCGAGTCGGCCGGTGTGACTGACCTTTACCGTGATCGCAAAATGCCCTACACCGTAGGGCTGTTGGGCTCGGTCCCCCGCCTGGACGCCGCACAGGGTACCCGGCTGGTTCCCATCCCCGGGGCGCCTCCGTCGCTGGCCGGCCTCGATCCCGGCTGCCCGTTCGCGCCGCGGTGCCCCCTGGTCATCGACGAATGCCTTGCGGCCGAGCCGCCTTTGATCGAGGTCGGGGAGCAACATCGGGCTGCCTGCATCCGCACCGACCAGGTCGCCGGGCGCAGCGCCGCAGACATCTACGGGGTCAACACCAAAACCGGCGCGCCCGAGCCCGGTGGCTCCACCATCGTCGTGCGGGTGCGTGATCTGGTCAAGACCTACCCGCTGACCAAGGGCGTGGTGTTGCGCCGAGTCATCGGCGAGGTCCGCGCAGTCGACGGTGTGAATTTCGAGCTACAGCAAGGCCGCACGTTGGGGATCGTCGGCGAATCCGGCTCCGGCAAGTCGACCACCTTGCACCAGATCTTGGAACTGGTTGCGCCACAATCGGGATCGATCGAGGTTCTCGGCACCGATGTCGCCATGTTGAGTGCCGCGAGCCGGCGATCGCTGCGGCGCGACATTCAGGTTGTTTTCCAGGATCCGGTGGCCTCTTTGGACCCGCGACTGCCCGTCTTCGACCTGGTGGCTGAACCGTTGCAAGCCAACGGGTTCAGCAGGAGCGACATCCACGCGCGGGTCGCCGAGCTACTCGACATCGTGGGACTGCGCCGCGCCGATGCCAGTCGCTATCCCGCCGAGTTCTCCGGCGGCCAGAAGCAGCGTATCGGCATCGCACGAGCGCTGGCTTTGCAGCCCAAAATCCTTGCTCTCGATGAACCGGTGTCCGCGCTTGACGTCTCTATCCAGGCCGGCATCATCAACCTGTTGCTCGATCTGCAAGAGCGGTTCGGCCTGTCGTATCTGTTTGTTTCCCACGATCTTTCGGTGGTTAGACACCTCGCCCACCAGGTTGTGGTGATGTTCAAAGGCACCATTGTCGAGCAGGGCAACAGCCAGGAGGTCTTCAGCCATCCGAAGCACGAGTACACCCAGCGCCTGTTGGGCGCGGTGCCGCAACCGGATCCGAGGCGACGTGGCTAG
- a CDS encoding ABC transporter permease gives MTRFLARRLLNYLILLALASFLTYCLTSLAFSPLESLMQRSPRPPQAVIDAKAHDLGLDKPIPIRYANWVSHAARGDFGTTITGQPVSAELGRRIGVSLRLLVVGSVVGTVLGVVVGAWGAIRQYRFSDRVVTMLALLVLSTPTFVVANLLILGALRVNWAVGLQLFDYTGETSPGVTGGTWRVWGDRLQHLVLPSLTLALGAAAGFSRYQRNAMLDVLGQDFIRTARAKGLTRRRALLKHGLRTALIPMATLFAYGVAGLVTGAVFVEKIFGWHGMGEWMIRGISTQDTNIVAAITVFSGAVVLLAGLLSDVIYAALDPRVRVS, from the coding sequence ATGACACGCTTTCTCGCGCGCCGGTTGCTCAACTACCTCATCCTGTTGGCGCTCGCGTCGTTCCTGACTTATTGCCTGACCTCGCTGGCCTTCTCGCCGCTGGAAAGCCTGATGCAGCGCAGCCCGCGTCCACCGCAAGCCGTAATCGACGCCAAAGCCCACGATCTCGGCCTGGACAAGCCCATCCCGATTCGCTATGCCAACTGGGTTTCGCACGCGGCGCGCGGCGATTTCGGAACCACCATCACCGGCCAACCCGTCTCCGCCGAACTAGGGCGCCGCATCGGGGTAAGCCTGCGGCTACTCGTCGTTGGATCTGTGGTCGGCACCGTGCTCGGCGTCGTGGTCGGGGCGTGGGGCGCCATCCGCCAATACCGGTTCAGTGACCGCGTCGTCACCATGCTGGCGTTGCTGGTGTTGAGCACGCCAACGTTCGTGGTGGCCAACCTATTGATTTTGGGCGCGCTGCGGGTCAACTGGGCGGTAGGCCTTCAGCTGTTTGACTACACCGGGGAAACCTCACCGGGCGTGACCGGCGGAACGTGGCGAGTCTGGGGCGACCGTTTGCAGCATTTGGTGCTGCCCTCGCTCACGCTGGCGCTCGGCGCTGCCGCCGGCTTCAGCCGCTATCAGCGCAACGCGATGCTCGACGTGCTCGGCCAGGATTTCATCCGCACCGCCCGCGCCAAGGGACTGACGCGGCGGCGCGCGCTGCTCAAGCACGGACTGCGCACCGCGCTGATACCGATGGCGACGCTATTCGCCTACGGGGTCGCCGGACTTGTCACCGGAGCGGTTTTCGTCGAGAAGATTTTCGGCTGGCACGGCATGGGTGAGTGGATGATCCGGGGCATTTCGACCCAAGACACCAACATCGTCGCGGCGATCACCGTGTTTTCCGGCGCGGTCGTCTTGCTGGCCGGCTTGTTGTCCGACGTCATCTACGCCGCACTGGACCCGAGGGTGCGGGTGTCATGA
- a CDS encoding ABC transporter permease, which translates to MTVADQPVADLTGATEFASRRTLVLRRFLRNRSAVVSLTLLVLLFIGCYALPPLLPYSYQDLDFDALLQPPNTHHWLGTNALGQDLLAQILRGMQKSMLIGVCVAVISTGIAATVGAISGYFGGWRDRALMWVVDLLLVVPSFILIAIVTPRTKNSANIMFLVLLLAGFGWMISSRMVRGMTMSLREREFIQAARYMGVSSRQIIVGHVVPNVASILIIDAALNVASAILAETGLSFLGFGIQLPDVSLGTLIADGTQSATTFPWVFLFPAGVLVLILVCANRTGDGLRDALDPGSRTLRKAAR; encoded by the coding sequence ATGACGGTGGCCGATCAACCCGTGGCCGATCTAACGGGGGCAACGGAATTCGCCTCACGCCGCACCCTGGTGCTGCGCCGGTTCCTGCGCAACAGGTCGGCCGTGGTGTCACTGACGCTGCTGGTGCTGCTGTTCATCGGCTGCTATGCGCTACCCCCGCTGCTGCCCTACTCATACCAGGATCTGGATTTCGACGCGTTGCTGCAGCCGCCGAACACCCATCACTGGCTGGGCACCAACGCGCTGGGCCAAGACCTGCTGGCGCAGATCTTGCGGGGCATGCAGAAGTCGATGCTGATCGGGGTCTGCGTGGCGGTGATCTCCACCGGAATCGCGGCGACCGTCGGGGCGATCTCGGGTTATTTCGGTGGCTGGCGGGACCGGGCGCTGATGTGGGTGGTCGATCTGCTGCTGGTGGTCCCCAGCTTTATCTTGATCGCCATCGTCACGCCGCGCACCAAGAACTCGGCCAACATCATGTTCCTGGTGTTGCTGCTGGCCGGCTTCGGCTGGATGATCAGCTCCCGCATGGTGCGCGGCATGACTATGAGCCTGCGCGAACGCGAATTCATCCAGGCCGCAAGGTATATGGGTGTCTCCAGCCGCCAAATCATCGTCGGCCACGTGGTACCGAATGTGGCATCCATCCTCATCATCGACGCCGCCCTGAACGTCGCCTCCGCAATTCTCGCCGAAACCGGCTTGAGCTTCCTCGGTTTCGGCATTCAGCTTCCGGATGTGTCGCTGGGCACCTTAATCGCCGACGGCACCCAATCCGCGACCACCTTCCCTTGGGTGTTTCTGTTCCCGGCCGGTGTTTTGGTGCTGATTCTGGTGTGCGCCAACCGGACCGGCGACGGCCTGCGCGACGCCCTGGACCCGGGCAGCAGAACGCTGCGGAAGGCTGCCCGATGA
- a CDS encoding beta-class carbonic anhydrase: protein MTVTDDYLANNAKYASTFKGPLPLPPSKHVAVLACMDARIDVYRVLGINEGESHVIRNAGGVVTDDAIRSLAISQRLLGTREIILIHHTDCGMLTFTDDDFKRDIQNEIGVKPPWAAEAFPDPAEDVRQSLRRIENSPFVTKHVSLRGFVFDVATGKLDEVTL, encoded by the coding sequence GTGACGGTTACCGACGACTACCTGGCCAACAACGCCAAATACGCGAGCACCTTCAAAGGACCGTTGCCCCTGCCGCCGAGCAAACACGTCGCCGTCTTGGCTTGCATGGATGCCCGCATCGATGTCTACCGGGTGCTCGGGATCAACGAGGGGGAGTCGCATGTCATCCGCAACGCCGGCGGAGTCGTCACCGACGATGCCATTCGCTCGCTGGCCATCAGCCAGCGGCTGCTGGGGACTCGCGAGATCATCCTGATTCACCACACCGACTGCGGGATGCTGACCTTCACCGACGACGACTTCAAGCGAGACATTCAGAACGAGATCGGGGTCAAGCCACCCTGGGCGGCCGAGGCCTTCCCGGACCCCGCCGAGGACGTCCGGCAGTCGTTACGCCGCATTGAGAACAGTCCGTTCGTGACCAAGCACGTGTCATTGCGCGGGTTCGTTTTCGACGTCGCCACCGGCAAACTCGACGAGGTCACGCTGTAG